The Methyloprofundus sedimenti genome contains the following window.
TATACCTACTATAAAGTTTGTATTGTATCCTACCGCTTTTTTAGCAAATATTTTATTGAGTGCTCGAGATAGGCGATCTTTTATTTCTAGCCCAGTGTCAATTACTTTTTCTATGCGTTCTAACTTGTCTTTATCCCAATGCTCAGGCATTGAATATAAATCATAAATACGACCTTTTATTGAACCTTTTGAAGCTATATTTCCACCAATTAATAAATTAACTTTTTTTCTAGGAGCAAGCTTTCGAAACTGACTTACAATAAACGCAGGTGTTGTTACGCTTGATTCTGTTTTCCTGCCTAAAACATAAGAGGAAAAGTCTTGCCAACTTTGCCAATTTTGATCCCTCGCACAGACAGGAAATACTCCTTTATCATTTTGCGTAGTTGGCGTAAAAGGGTGTGGCCACCATTGCGCTCCTCCATCACGCCCCTCTTTTTTTGAGCCATAACTTCCCGTATATCTTAAATAACGAAATTCATTTATTGATTTATTCGATTGATGGCCACAAACATCACAAATACAATTTTCATCTATTTCGGAAAAATCAATATGATATGCCAACGCAAATAAGCCACGTTCCAGGCCTATTTGGTGGGCATAATAAATATCCCCTAGCATAGGATCCTGCCACATTAACTTATTATTTGGTTCAGTTATTGCTCTTAATGATTCGAAAAAATCTATTGCAACCGTATTGGATAATACAGTCGTTTTTAAATTTTCTCCTGAAATCAGCGTTGACAATGAACCGCCACCTCGAATTCCAGTTGCTCCAAATTTTGAAAAACACTCTCCCTTAATATTCATATGTAAATTATAATTTAATACATGAATACAATCTGGACAGACTATATTTGCCTGAGACACTTCTGAAAACAAACCTGATGCATCCTCAGACCCTCCACATTCAATGCCTGAGACAAGTTTTGTAATGGGAGCAGAATATATCTTACTTTCGTTTGGCATAGTTGAACGCATAAAACACTTTTCATCAAACCAATGTAAATCAACGTTGCATAATGCGAGATCATATTGCTCTGCCGTTAAACCATGCTTCAAATAGCTTTTTAATTCATTTAAAGCCGGCTTTATTACAACTGTGCTTAATGAGCCTAATAACTGCAAAATTGCCAACTGAATTTCATCAAAAGCATATTGCAGTTGATAATCTGTATCAGAAGTTAAAAGCGTCTTTAAAGAAATTTTCCCTATAGTGGTGGAAATAAAATCATCGGTTAACAAGTTCATTTATCATATCTACTGCTGGCACAAACATAAACCATACGCATGGCATTTTTTCTGGGTATGCTGGTGATTAAATCGCGTACTTGAAGCGTTGCAATTTGGTTTTCACCAGAAACATCACTAAAAATATGACCTTTTTTTGCCAATGCTTTTAATGCATTGGCAGGATTATCATTGTTTATAATCGTTTCAAATAATGGACGTGTTAAAGGACAAGATTTACGACCTTGAAATAGAGTAAAGACAGGTGATTTAATTTTTGTTTGTAATAACTTAATGGTTTCGTCATCCGCAGTTATCGCAAAGGAATGTTCACTATCACACCAGTATTCCCTATAAGTGGGTTTCGTGCCTTTTTGGATTTTCCCCATTGGACTGCGAAAATTCTGTACCGTGTGATAATCCACTATTTTTTGCCCGGTATTATGCACTTGCACAGCAACCTTTAGCTGGTTAGATAAACGATACAATTGCTCATGCTGATCGCGAGTAATCCCTATAGCAGCGCCTAACAAACCGAGTACTGCTGATCGTGTCGGAAAGTGATTAACTCTCCTATGCACATCAAAGGTTTGCAAGCCATAGGCTGACAGACCTTCTGTTCTTAGAATTAAGGTTTTCATAACTTGACCTTAATTAAAGTTGATGTCGCTAAGCTTGCTGACCAAATAGATCTGTTCACTTTTGGCTGAATCAGTCATATCAAAGGCGATTGCTTTGGATTCTAGTTCATAGCCTAAAACTAATTTTTCATAATGAGAAATTAGACTGTTAATTGACTCTTCCATGACATCACTGTTATTTTTAATCGCACGTCTAAAGGCATTTGCTAAGGATAAAGGCTGATCAGACTTAGTAACCATGACAAAATCCGCATGATTATGGGCAGCAAATGTTTTTTGCTTAGCAGAAGGTGAAACTTGTGCAAAACAGCGCACAACGGTATTAATGATGTCATTTAATTCTTGTTTGGATTTTTGAGTGTTTTCTGCAAGCAAATCCAGATTAATAGAAGCATAACGGTAAAACACACCAGAGCTAAATTCTGTTGTACCAATATGTCCTGAACCTTGCTCTGCTAAATCATCACAAGCGGTAAACCAGTCCACTTCAATATCAACACTGTGAGTGGTCAAACTGTGAGCAACACTCATAGCGGCTTCTACATTACGCGCTGGACAACTCGCATCCATTCGACCCGATAAGGCAACGTCAATAGTGGGTAATTGGGGGATACTTTTTAATGCTTTCAGCTCAGTCCCAGCCAACACCATATTAATAGCTTCCTTAATCGCGCCGAGCGCATAAGGCTGAACTGCATCAAATTCA
Protein-coding sequences here:
- a CDS encoding type I-E CRISPR-associated protein Cse1/CasA, translated to MNLLTDDFISTTIGKISLKTLLTSDTDYQLQYAFDEIQLAILQLLGSLSTVVIKPALNELKSYLKHGLTAEQYDLALCNVDLHWFDEKCFMRSTMPNESKIYSAPITKLVSGIECGGSEDASGLFSEVSQANIVCPDCIHVLNYNLHMNIKGECFSKFGATGIRGGGSLSTLISGENLKTTVLSNTVAIDFFESLRAITEPNNKLMWQDPMLGDIYYAHQIGLERGLFALAYHIDFSEIDENCICDVCGHQSNKSINEFRYLRYTGSYGSKKEGRDGGAQWWPHPFTPTTQNDKGVFPVCARDQNWQSWQDFSSYVLGRKTESSVTTPAFIVSQFRKLAPRKKVNLLIGGNIASKGSIKGRIYDLYSMPEHWDKDKLERIEKVIDTGLEIKDRLSRALNKIFAKKAVGYNTNFIVGIKNTAMQQYISNAQQIVQQLLLDIDRKEARILRKEALDQLQAEAKNIYQALMHKYQSDLPLFKALVKGEKILLEMSKLKT
- the cas5e gene encoding type I-E CRISPR-associated protein Cas5/CasD encodes the protein MKTLILRTEGLSAYGLQTFDVHRRVNHFPTRSAVLGLLGAAIGITRDQHEQLYRLSNQLKVAVQVHNTGQKIVDYHTVQNFRSPMGKIQKGTKPTYREYWCDSEHSFAITADDETIKLLQTKIKSPVFTLFQGRKSCPLTRPLFETIINNDNPANALKALAKKGHIFSDVSGENQIATLQVRDLITSIPRKNAMRMVYVCASSRYDK
- the cas7e gene encoding type I-E CRISPR-associated protein Cas7/Cse4/CasC, coding for MTTFINIHTLISHPSSMMNRDDYGLQKTAIFGGRTRSRISSQCLKRAIRQSYIYRKVVDEVSIRTNKFDELFALCIKELPDADAKLIEDVLLNLGSKVKKEKNKETGETRREFDAVQPYALGAIKEAINMVLAGTELKALKSIPQLPTIDVALSGRMDASCPARNVEAAMSVAHSLTTHSVDIEVDWFTACDDLAEQGSGHIGTTEFSSGVFYRYASINLDLLAENTQKSKQELNDIINTVVRCFAQVSPSAKQKTFAAHNHADFVMVTKSDQPLSLANAFRRAIKNNSDVMEESINSLISHYEKLVLGYELESKAIAFDMTDSAKSEQIYLVSKLSDINFN